The Brevibacillus brevis genome contains a region encoding:
- a CDS encoding AAA family ATPase: protein MVVTNEWLELIQAIKDHMEKTGMSQSGVARALGISPAALSRFLKETYPSPHKLFGKIRAFLTVDEAREVAPQKPDFVHTSQSQAVLDIITYCHVANVLGIVYGDAGIGKTEAIREYARNHPEAVVITMSPAFGTTKGVTEKLAKALKVQEGRSIRRMYEEINEKLVESGRVIIVDEAQHLPLKALDHLRSIADESGVGLVLIGNEEVYTRMTGRGEAAFAQLFSRISMRKNVRTELTQPEDMELLFPHLQEEERNFLLRISRSKYGIRGAVNVYVNSAANQNVKLQGLMDMARYMGIGA, encoded by the coding sequence ATGGTTGTCACCAATGAATGGTTGGAACTGATCCAGGCCATAAAAGACCACATGGAAAAAACGGGGATGTCACAGTCAGGAGTAGCAAGAGCGTTGGGTATCTCGCCTGCGGCTCTCAGTCGGTTTTTGAAAGAGACCTATCCATCCCCTCACAAGCTCTTTGGTAAGATTCGGGCTTTCCTCACAGTTGACGAGGCCAGGGAGGTTGCACCACAGAAGCCGGACTTTGTACATACTTCTCAGTCACAAGCGGTCCTGGACATCATCACTTACTGCCATGTTGCAAACGTGCTAGGTATTGTCTACGGCGACGCAGGGATCGGCAAGACCGAAGCTATCCGGGAATATGCCCGCAACCATCCTGAAGCGGTTGTCATCACTATGTCGCCAGCTTTCGGAACGACTAAAGGTGTTACGGAAAAACTTGCAAAGGCACTGAAAGTCCAAGAAGGCCGATCCATTCGTCGGATGTATGAAGAGATCAACGAGAAACTGGTCGAATCCGGCAGGGTTATCATCGTAGACGAAGCGCAGCATCTTCCGCTGAAAGCCCTGGATCATCTGCGATCCATCGCGGACGAAAGCGGCGTCGGTTTGGTCCTGATCGGAAACGAAGAAGTTTATACCCGAATGACGGGCCGAGGCGAAGCAGCTTTCGCGCAGTTGTTCTCTCGCATCTCCATGAGAAAGAATGTCCGCACGGAACTAACTCAGCCGGAAGATATGGAACTGCTGTTCCCGCACCTGCAAGAAGAAGAACGAAACTTCCTGCTGCGAATCTCCAGAAGCAAATACGGCATTCGTGGTGCAGTCAACGTGTATGTAAACAGCGCCGCCAACCAAAACGTAAAGCTGCAAGGTCTGATGGACATGGCGCGATATATGGGGATTGGAGCATGA
- a CDS encoding phage terminase large subunit family protein: MSLLKDLVPKREDQAISFIEYCRKHLTLDDGRPYDPIGRGFMKEIVDNYHTHPHMTVEKGAQTGFSTLAIAHTLYMVDVLGKNIIYYLPTDAMANMFGPTRFDPYVQRSEYLSSRIRGTDQKSLKQIGTHFFYIRGLVSKTGAISIPADEIIFDEVALINPENMELAQDRISAPGSLGWQKYFSVALFESDGIDELFDASDKRQWIVTCYGCRREATLESDFPDNIVKKNGDVFLVCPKCGHKLDVTNARWVAEHPDRDSRLGYRVPQLIIPDTKLSLIYERWEKAKDRPSKRATFRRSVLALPDSGNMQPISPAVLQRLEELSDYYFHDHSDVVTGVGIDMGDKAHVAIAQPYGSEGMLPIAFFEVEVEELSELVKHIEEAFNPGALVIDAMPYKTESKKIVRQLTKCRGYIQYFKGTELKEGEEGEGEKAVNKVTVDRDESLDETTDLFAANPPLALLPKPRNPKEEVTINTVKLHLKKLVKETSGSGEDATIHYKKNVANHFGMAINSARIALQLALGQSRMTGPAEYTPVVRSRFRKKGAY; this comes from the coding sequence ATGTCCCTGCTTAAAGACCTTGTTCCCAAACGCGAAGATCAGGCGATCTCGTTTATCGAGTATTGCCGAAAGCATCTGACTCTTGACGATGGCAGGCCCTATGATCCTATCGGCAGAGGCTTCATGAAAGAAATCGTGGACAATTATCACACCCACCCGCACATGACTGTAGAGAAAGGCGCTCAGACGGGTTTCTCTACTCTAGCAATCGCCCACACGCTTTACATGGTAGACGTCCTGGGCAAAAACATCATCTACTATCTACCAACTGATGCAATGGCAAATATGTTCGGCCCAACCCGGTTTGATCCGTATGTCCAGCGCAGCGAATATCTCAGCAGCCGCATACGTGGGACCGACCAAAAGAGCCTGAAGCAAATCGGGACCCACTTCTTTTATATCCGTGGTCTTGTCAGTAAAACGGGGGCAATCTCCATTCCTGCCGACGAGATCATCTTTGACGAAGTGGCGCTCATCAACCCGGAAAATATGGAGCTGGCGCAAGACCGTATTTCCGCGCCTGGATCACTTGGCTGGCAGAAATACTTCTCCGTTGCCTTGTTTGAATCAGATGGGATCGACGAACTATTTGACGCTTCAGATAAGCGGCAATGGATAGTCACCTGCTACGGTTGCAGACGAGAGGCCACGCTTGAGAGTGACTTCCCTGACAACATCGTGAAAAAGAATGGAGACGTTTTTCTTGTCTGTCCAAAATGCGGTCATAAGCTAGACGTCACCAACGCTCGTTGGGTCGCTGAACATCCAGACCGGGACAGTCGCCTTGGCTACCGTGTACCGCAGCTCATCATTCCAGACACAAAGCTTTCCCTGATCTATGAAAGATGGGAAAAAGCAAAGGATCGCCCATCGAAACGGGCGACCTTCAGGCGAAGCGTCCTTGCTCTTCCTGACTCCGGCAACATGCAGCCGATCTCGCCTGCTGTCCTGCAACGTCTGGAAGAGCTGTCCGACTACTACTTCCACGATCATAGCGATGTTGTGACGGGCGTCGGGATCGACATGGGCGACAAAGCCCACGTTGCGATTGCCCAGCCCTATGGGTCAGAAGGAATGCTCCCTATCGCATTCTTTGAGGTAGAGGTTGAAGAACTGTCCGAGCTGGTCAAACACATCGAAGAAGCGTTCAACCCTGGCGCGTTGGTCATTGACGCTATGCCGTACAAAACCGAATCGAAGAAGATCGTCCGGCAGCTTACAAAATGTCGGGGGTACATTCAGTATTTCAAAGGCACGGAGCTGAAGGAAGGTGAAGAAGGCGAAGGCGAAAAGGCCGTCAACAAGGTCACTGTAGATCGGGACGAATCCCTTGACGAAACGACAGACCTATTTGCTGCCAACCCGCCGCTTGCTCTTCTCCCCAAACCGCGCAATCCGAAGGAAGAAGTCACCATCAACACCGTCAAGCTGCATCTGAAAAAGCTGGTCAAAGAAACATCCGGCAGCGGTGAGGACGCGACCATTCACTACAAGAAGAATGTCGCCAACCACTTTGGTATGGCGATCAACTCAGCCCGTATCGCCTTGCAACTGGCCCTGGGCCAAAGCAGGATGACGGGGCCTGCCGAATACACGCCAGTGGTCAGATCGAGGTTTAGGAAGAAAGGAGCGTACTAA
- the rpoN gene encoding RNA polymerase factor sigma-54 → MNMGLGLFQEQTLKLVMTPELRQAITILQYSAIDLISYLQDQANENPVFDLEVAGEVASAKAEKPAPEIDWKEIVGNRATGEYGSSKNESTYNPLDHVQQGAETLYEHLERQLGYVKGFSSLQKQIALFLIGNLDEKGYLEITLEEASARLGAEMLEIEDVLSVLQHFDPVGVASRSLEECLLLQLGHLALDDEKIVQVVRNHLQDLADNRYQRIADKIGCTPQEVQAMADLIRTLNPRPGAAFSTVETRYVIPDVTVEKVGNDYVVLVNDVAAPRLKINSFYEKMLSQQKSQDEAKQFIHDKLNAAMWLAKSLEQRRLTLMRVTQAILDMQREFFDRGIHYLKPMTQKEIAERVGLHESTISRATSNKYVQTPRGIFELKYFFTSALSTSSGEATSSESVKRRIKALIEQEDRKSPLSDQKLGEMLLTEGIEISRRTVAKYREEMLIPSSAKRKRF, encoded by the coding sequence ATGAACATGGGATTGGGGTTATTTCAAGAACAAACATTGAAATTAGTGATGACGCCGGAATTACGCCAAGCGATTACCATATTGCAGTATTCAGCCATTGATCTCATCTCCTATTTGCAGGATCAGGCAAATGAAAATCCTGTTTTCGACCTTGAAGTGGCTGGAGAAGTCGCTTCTGCAAAAGCAGAGAAACCAGCTCCTGAGATTGACTGGAAAGAAATTGTGGGCAATCGCGCGACAGGTGAGTACGGCTCGTCGAAAAATGAAAGCACTTACAATCCGCTGGATCACGTCCAGCAAGGTGCGGAGACGCTGTACGAACATCTGGAGCGTCAACTCGGCTATGTAAAAGGATTCTCGTCGCTGCAAAAACAGATCGCTCTCTTTTTGATCGGGAATCTGGATGAGAAGGGGTATTTGGAAATTACATTGGAGGAAGCGAGTGCGCGCCTGGGCGCTGAAATGCTGGAGATTGAGGACGTGTTGTCCGTTTTGCAGCATTTTGATCCGGTAGGCGTAGCTTCACGCAGCCTGGAAGAATGTCTTTTGCTGCAGCTCGGGCATTTGGCGCTCGATGATGAAAAGATCGTTCAGGTCGTTCGCAACCACCTGCAAGATTTGGCGGACAATCGCTATCAGCGGATCGCAGACAAAATCGGATGTACACCGCAAGAGGTACAGGCGATGGCAGACCTGATCCGTACGCTGAATCCGCGTCCAGGGGCGGCTTTTTCCACAGTAGAGACAAGATATGTCATTCCAGATGTGACGGTAGAGAAGGTCGGGAATGATTATGTAGTATTGGTCAATGATGTTGCTGCACCGCGACTGAAAATCAACAGCTTCTATGAAAAAATGCTGAGCCAGCAAAAAAGTCAGGATGAAGCCAAACAGTTCATTCACGATAAGCTGAATGCCGCCATGTGGCTGGCAAAAAGTCTGGAGCAGCGCCGCTTGACGCTTATGCGTGTAACACAGGCCATCCTCGATATGCAACGGGAGTTTTTTGATCGGGGAATTCATTATTTAAAGCCCATGACGCAAAAGGAAATAGCAGAGCGGGTCGGCCTGCACGAATCGACGATCAGCCGGGCAACCAGCAACAAGTACGTCCAAACACCGCGCGGAATTTTTGAGCTGAAGTATTTCTTTACGTCAGCACTCTCTACTTCCAGCGGGGAAGCGACTTCTTCTGAGAGTGTGAAGCGCAGGATCAAAGCACTGATCGAGCAAGAAGATCGGAAGTCTCCGTTATCTGATCAAAAGTTGGGTGAGATGCTCCTTACAGAGGGGATTGAAATCTCCCGCCGCACGGTTGCCAAGTACCGGGAAGAGATGCTGATCCCATCGTCGGCCAAACGAAAGAGGTTTTAA
- a CDS encoding Rha family transcriptional regulator, protein MLRKKPITPYGWAIKTRLAELQMDQKEFCERNGIPENRMSDLISGTRPAKKYRKLIDDILFTERRLPKAE, encoded by the coding sequence TTGTTGAGAAAAAAGCCAATCACTCCATATGGCTGGGCGATCAAAACAAGATTGGCTGAATTGCAGATGGATCAAAAAGAATTCTGCGAACGGAATGGAATTCCCGAAAACAGAATGTCAGACCTCATTTCTGGGACAAGACCAGCAAAAAAGTATCGAAAATTGATAGATGACATTTTGTTCACGGAGCGCCGCCTTCCGAAAGCGGAGTAA
- a CDS encoding Mu transposase C-terminal domain-containing protein produces MGELQLLTVKETARLMGISERAVQKQISSNKLKANAVKTGTRGRGGIEYQIPVSSLPIQAQKKAVKLFKEVVENSTDQKAQAPLEVFSDQEREQIGYWRKCFDQWQAFRSQPGMTKAELDEMFCENWNLAHPENQVTAKTLHRKYKSWMEQGDAALVDRRGGWNRGESTIPEVVWSIFQQYYLDENRPSAQACYRWVSIWAKENNFGPLPSCKAFERRITTIPYAVIRMYRYGEKDFDDKVAPFARRSYQGLASNDIWVADNHKFDVVVRRPDGSTYRPQVTMYTDVRSRKTMSIVVSENPNSDTNLLAIRKGILKYGIPKVVYTDNGMDFLASDIGGRGRRKTKKNDGEHKPPAVFERLGIRMMNAKVKNAKAKLVERTFREVKENFSKLFLTYQGGHVKERPERLLKILKDPNNIVTEEEFAEAFETFAFGWLDHQPHYGDGMNGKTPHQVYAEQLIEKRTALPEDLDLMLMRSSKPVTVGRNGVRLTLYGYGLDFYDTELVAQYRGKKVYVRFDPANLGEVRVYDLEDRFLMTATHKKALEYGASKEDIKNVASESKKIKKRVKAYKEALVAEIYAPDPMDLVMGQARKNLEEATEAEAKVLSPVRSGERKVEAAPLKKAVGQTNNINLSRMISAAQKTKK; encoded by the coding sequence GTGGGCGAGTTGCAACTTTTAACCGTCAAGGAAACCGCTCGTCTCATGGGCATATCCGAGCGAGCGGTACAAAAGCAAATCAGTAGCAACAAGCTAAAAGCTAATGCTGTAAAAACTGGAACGCGAGGGCGCGGAGGAATTGAGTATCAAATCCCTGTTTCTTCTCTCCCGATCCAGGCGCAGAAAAAAGCAGTCAAGTTGTTTAAAGAAGTAGTTGAAAATAGCACGGATCAAAAAGCGCAAGCTCCACTTGAAGTATTTAGCGATCAAGAGCGTGAGCAAATTGGTTACTGGAGAAAGTGCTTCGATCAGTGGCAAGCCTTCCGATCTCAACCTGGAATGACCAAAGCTGAGCTTGATGAAATGTTCTGCGAAAACTGGAATCTTGCCCATCCTGAAAATCAAGTGACAGCCAAAACGCTACATCGGAAATACAAGTCCTGGATGGAACAGGGAGACGCTGCCCTAGTAGATCGCCGAGGCGGTTGGAATCGTGGTGAGTCAACTATACCCGAGGTGGTCTGGAGTATATTTCAGCAGTATTACCTTGATGAGAATAGGCCCAGCGCCCAAGCGTGTTACAGATGGGTGAGCATTTGGGCCAAGGAAAACAACTTCGGCCCGTTACCATCATGTAAGGCTTTCGAGCGAAGGATCACAACCATTCCCTATGCAGTCATCCGCATGTATAGATACGGCGAAAAAGACTTCGATGATAAAGTCGCACCATTTGCCCGCCGTTCTTATCAAGGACTTGCAAGCAATGATATTTGGGTCGCAGACAACCATAAGTTTGACGTAGTGGTAAGGCGTCCAGACGGATCAACCTATCGCCCACAAGTAACCATGTACACCGATGTCCGAAGCCGAAAAACAATGTCCATTGTCGTATCTGAAAACCCAAACTCCGATACAAACCTCCTGGCAATACGGAAAGGCATCCTCAAGTATGGCATCCCCAAAGTGGTCTACACCGACAACGGTATGGACTTCCTCGCAAGCGACATTGGAGGACGTGGACGGCGCAAGACAAAGAAAAACGATGGTGAACACAAACCGCCTGCGGTGTTTGAGCGATTGGGCATCCGAATGATGAATGCCAAGGTAAAAAATGCAAAGGCGAAACTGGTTGAACGGACCTTCAGGGAAGTGAAAGAAAACTTCTCCAAACTGTTCCTCACCTATCAGGGTGGACATGTCAAGGAGCGTCCAGAGCGGCTGCTAAAAATCTTAAAAGACCCGAACAACATCGTCACGGAAGAAGAGTTTGCGGAAGCTTTTGAAACCTTCGCTTTTGGCTGGTTGGATCATCAACCACACTATGGCGATGGGATGAACGGCAAAACACCACACCAAGTATATGCCGAGCAGTTAATTGAAAAACGCACTGCGCTGCCGGAGGACTTAGACCTGATGCTGATGCGTTCTTCCAAGCCAGTTACGGTTGGCAGAAACGGTGTCCGGCTTACGCTTTACGGTTACGGTCTCGATTTTTACGACACAGAGCTTGTTGCTCAGTATCGCGGCAAGAAAGTCTATGTCCGATTCGATCCGGCGAATTTGGGAGAGGTTCGGGTCTATGACCTGGAGGACCGTTTCCTGATGACTGCCACACATAAAAAGGCTTTGGAATACGGGGCCAGCAAGGAAGATATTAAGAACGTGGCAAGCGAGTCCAAGAAGATTAAGAAGCGCGTAAAAGCTTACAAGGAAGCACTTGTCGCAGAAATTTACGCACCCGATCCAATGGACCTTGTGATGGGACAAGCCCGCAAGAATCTTGAGGAAGCAACTGAAGCTGAAGCAAAAGTCCTCTCTCCGGTTCGTTCAGGTGAGCGGAAAGTCGAAGCAGCTCCTCTCAAAAAAGCTGTGGGCCAAACCAATAACATTAACCTATCTCGCATGATAAGTGCGGCTCAAAAAACCAAGAAGTAA
- a CDS encoding glutaredoxin family protein has product MRMNEKTFEIVLYGRKKCHLCDEVELYIRGLAEEFPLRMRMVDIESDPVLHEEMMFVIPVVEIDGEIVFRSITHVVTLEELRNELDRRAAQS; this is encoded by the coding sequence ATGAGAATGAATGAAAAAACGTTTGAAATTGTTTTGTACGGACGAAAGAAATGTCATTTGTGCGACGAGGTGGAGCTCTACATCCGAGGTCTGGCGGAGGAGTTCCCCCTTCGTATGCGCATGGTTGATATTGAAAGTGATCCGGTCTTGCATGAAGAAATGATGTTTGTCATTCCAGTAGTTGAGATAGATGGAGAGATCGTGTTTCGCTCCATTACACATGTGGTGACGCTCGAGGAGCTGCGAAACGAATTAGATAGACGTGCCGCTCAGTCATGA
- a CDS encoding phage protein Gp27 family protein — MAEDRNRSHSKVTKLPANLQKAINDAIVNGRLTYKQIHEMVVSAGHDISEASLQRYGKKFLAKLEAISIARDQAKAIIESSNGPNTDMAEATSTVAFQILMEMLVNSPKKPGKATLDAIKALATLERSTIAREKLKFTAEKAVKEAADRIKAELRETITNDPDLLDKLILIVESNANVPA; from the coding sequence ATGGCTGAAGATCGCAACCGAAGCCATTCCAAAGTCACCAAGCTACCTGCCAATCTACAAAAAGCGATCAACGACGCTATTGTAAACGGCAGGCTCACATACAAGCAGATTCATGAAATGGTTGTCTCTGCTGGTCATGACATTAGCGAAGCGAGTCTCCAACGGTATGGTAAGAAATTTCTTGCAAAACTAGAAGCGATCAGCATTGCAAGAGACCAAGCAAAGGCAATCATCGAAAGCAGCAACGGGCCAAACACTGATATGGCAGAAGCTACCTCGACGGTGGCCTTTCAGATTCTCATGGAGATGCTGGTCAACAGTCCGAAGAAGCCAGGGAAAGCAACGCTTGACGCAATCAAGGCACTGGCTACGCTTGAGCGCTCCACCATCGCCCGCGAAAAGCTAAAGTTTACAGCGGAAAAAGCTGTGAAGGAAGCTGCGGACCGGATCAAGGCGGAGCTGCGCGAAACCATCACGAATGATCCAGACCTTTTGGACAAGCTCATCCTGATTGTGGAGTCGAATGCCAATGTCCCTGCTTAA
- a CDS encoding helix-turn-helix domain-containing protein encodes MALLKRSDIDMTTTFGERLRELRTAEKLSMDALAKEIGTSSSRISDWENKGGDPSSVFVVRLAEKFGVTLEWLLTGEGPKYKNTEPPVVLDTNVWNNIFSGQKRELSTQYDESINRRTMIISHRQGSGKTASTLFLNNPLYSAISALDKEDIELLTPLIKRLAQNKAPREFTQQMGRGTRITGQIIAEDRETGYEDEGETFVEIPILGQAAAGVPISVFRLIDGYIKVPEQYKNCFSVRVRGDSMVGAGIKDGGYVVVRQQNAVDNGDIALVMIGGADEEEVTIKRFKKDGNKIHLISENDRYQPLIYGANDGVHILGKIVEWFSPEEAVSRMNQTI; translated from the coding sequence ATGGCACTACTCAAACGGAGTGATATTGATATGACAACAACTTTCGGGGAGAGGTTAAGGGAGCTAAGAACCGCAGAAAAGCTTTCAATGGATGCGTTAGCAAAAGAAATCGGAACTTCTTCAAGCAGAATCAGCGACTGGGAAAACAAAGGAGGCGATCCATCCTCCGTTTTCGTAGTGAGACTTGCCGAGAAGTTTGGCGTCACTCTGGAATGGCTCCTTACTGGAGAGGGACCTAAATACAAAAACACTGAACCTCCAGTTGTTTTAGACACCAATGTCTGGAACAACATTTTTTCGGGTCAAAAACGGGAATTGAGTACCCAATACGATGAGAGTATCAACAGAAGAACCATGATTATTTCTCATAGACAAGGAAGCGGAAAGACTGCATCGACTTTATTTCTCAATAATCCTCTTTATTCCGCTATAAGCGCACTAGACAAAGAAGATATCGAGCTACTTACTCCGCTAATAAAAAGACTCGCTCAGAATAAAGCACCTCGCGAATTCACCCAACAGATGGGTAGAGGCACACGGATCACAGGTCAAATTATCGCTGAAGATAGAGAAACGGGTTATGAAGATGAAGGAGAGACTTTTGTTGAAATTCCTATCTTGGGACAAGCTGCTGCTGGCGTACCGATCTCAGTATTTAGGCTAATTGATGGGTATATTAAAGTGCCGGAACAATATAAGAATTGTTTCTCTGTCCGTGTTCGCGGAGATAGTATGGTAGGTGCTGGTATTAAGGATGGTGGCTATGTCGTTGTGAGGCAGCAAAACGCCGTTGATAATGGAGACATTGCTTTAGTTATGATTGGGGGAGCTGACGAAGAGGAAGTCACCATCAAGAGATTTAAGAAAGACGGTAACAAAATTCATTTAATTTCCGAGAACGACAGGTATCAACCCCTTATTTACGGAGCAAATGACGGAGTGCATATCCTGGGCAAAATTGTTGAGTGGTTTTCACCTGAAGAAGCTGTATCCAGAATGAATCAAACGATATAA
- a CDS encoding host-nuclease inhibitor Gam family protein: MAKKKAAPVFQSWEEVNQAMREISVLDAQVSSAEAKMNQLINDIKADTEAVVTPLLQRKAELEQHIQVFTESCIDEFKDSKTKSLTFGEVGFRKTTSIVTRNVKAILEALKQNKMFDCIVTKESIDKDELAKYDDAALAKVGAKRDTKDKFFYKPAVERIEAQ, encoded by the coding sequence TTGGCAAAAAAGAAAGCAGCTCCCGTTTTCCAAAGCTGGGAAGAAGTCAACCAAGCGATGCGGGAAATAAGTGTGCTTGACGCCCAGGTTTCCTCCGCTGAAGCGAAAATGAATCAGCTTATCAACGACATTAAGGCCGATACTGAAGCCGTGGTCACTCCGCTGCTCCAGCGAAAGGCGGAGCTTGAACAGCATATCCAGGTTTTTACCGAGTCCTGCATTGATGAGTTTAAGGACAGCAAGACGAAATCCCTGACGTTTGGAGAAGTCGGCTTCCGAAAAACCACAAGCATTGTCACCCGAAACGTCAAGGCGATCCTGGAGGCACTGAAGCAGAACAAAATGTTTGATTGCATCGTCACCAAAGAGTCTATCGACAAAGATGAGTTGGCGAAGTACGACGATGCGGCCCTCGCAAAAGTCGGCGCAAAGCGCGATACGAAAGACAAATTCTTTTATAAACCAGCAGTTGAAAGGATTGAGGCCCAATGA
- a CDS encoding regulatory protein GemA, with protein MIERKQLAVLHIAKKDLSLDDDVYRQILQQEAGVSSSRDLSLDGFRKVMKRLEQLGYKGSAKPKQSRSKTKDPNAIVGPWQAQKIRQLFAELGWHETERQQGFTKKMIGKPWAQTRSEANKIIEALKAMSKRQEVQRK; from the coding sequence ATGATTGAACGCAAGCAGCTCGCCGTCCTCCACATTGCAAAAAAGGACTTGAGCCTTGATGACGATGTGTACAGGCAAATCCTTCAGCAAGAAGCCGGAGTCTCCAGCAGCCGTGATCTCTCCCTTGACGGCTTCCGAAAAGTAATGAAACGGCTGGAACAGCTTGGCTACAAAGGCAGCGCGAAGCCCAAACAGAGCAGGAGCAAAACGAAAGACCCGAACGCAATTGTCGGGCCGTGGCAAGCTCAAAAAATCCGGCAGCTATTTGCGGAGCTGGGCTGGCATGAAACTGAAAGGCAGCAAGGGTTTACCAAAAAGATGATCGGCAAGCCCTGGGCGCAGACACGATCCGAGGCAAACAAGATCATTGAGGCGCTAAAAGCGATGAGCAAACGCCAGGAGGTGCAAAGAAAATGA
- a CDS encoding ATP-binding protein, with protein MEGLQGFLDQLKASIAGNMPTTTSQEASCPFNKCDGSMWKVVQLPGKGSSEVRCECYDFKLFQLSISDKCPHRECDGSGWTLFLDEENGVCRRKECKCLIQENEQRRLDKLFKIARIPAKYLDKRLENYEAAPGSEQHTAWRMAKRYVERFQELRSEEKNGLFMFGNPGTGKSHLSYAILQEMMRQGVAGICATVPDLMESLRPGGDESQDTKKMLEALKTMDLLILDDLGACKSTPWVTERVYIILNARASNNLPTIITSNEDLDTLESLPGWDRIVSRILGMTHVVPVHGDDYRKKK; from the coding sequence ATGGAGGGCCTGCAAGGGTTTCTGGATCAACTGAAGGCCAGCATCGCGGGAAATATGCCGACCACTACGTCACAGGAAGCGAGCTGCCCATTTAATAAGTGCGACGGCAGCATGTGGAAGGTTGTACAGCTCCCAGGCAAAGGTAGCTCTGAAGTGCGCTGCGAGTGTTACGATTTCAAGCTTTTTCAACTGAGCATATCTGACAAATGCCCGCATCGTGAATGCGATGGCAGCGGTTGGACGCTCTTTCTGGATGAAGAAAATGGCGTCTGCCGCCGCAAAGAATGTAAATGTCTCATTCAGGAAAATGAACAAAGACGCCTGGACAAGCTCTTCAAAATTGCACGAATACCAGCGAAGTACCTGGACAAACGTCTTGAGAATTACGAGGCCGCGCCTGGATCAGAGCAGCATACAGCTTGGCGCATGGCAAAACGATACGTTGAGCGGTTCCAGGAACTCCGTTCCGAAGAGAAAAACGGACTCTTTATGTTTGGTAATCCAGGAACGGGCAAAAGCCATCTGAGCTATGCCATTCTTCAGGAAATGATGAGGCAAGGAGTCGCTGGCATCTGTGCGACGGTTCCCGATCTCATGGAGTCCCTACGGCCCGGTGGTGATGAGTCTCAGGATACAAAGAAGATGCTAGAAGCCCTCAAGACAATGGACCTTCTCATCCTGGACGATCTAGGAGCCTGCAAGTCCACGCCTTGGGTAACGGAACGGGTGTACATCATCCTGAACGCTCGCGCCTCTAATAACCTCCCGACCATCATCACAAGCAACGAGGACCTGGACACGCTGGAATCTCTTCCTGGATGGGATCGGATTGTGAGCCGAATCCTGGGCATGACGCATGTGGTTCCTGTTCATGGCGATGATTACAGGAAAAAGAAATGA
- a CDS encoding Mor transcription activator family protein, producing MSLAQEKEEIRLDDWMQEVTLKELSSTALEIAEIIGIEATLKLIKKFGGDMLYLPKEETIFRSIRDKRIKAEYNGANYKELAQKYNITVSWVREILADTPHPDQMNIFDIAE from the coding sequence ATGAGTCTCGCCCAGGAAAAAGAAGAAATCAGGCTCGATGACTGGATGCAGGAAGTTACACTGAAGGAATTATCCTCTACGGCTCTTGAAATTGCTGAAATCATCGGGATTGAAGCGACACTGAAGCTAATCAAGAAATTTGGTGGCGACATGCTCTATCTCCCCAAAGAGGAAACCATTTTCCGATCCATCCGAGACAAGCGAATCAAAGCCGAATACAACGGGGCCAATTACAAAGAACTTGCACAAAAGTACAACATCACGGTATCATGGGTCCGTGAAATCCTAGCGGATACTCCCCACCCGGATCAAATGAATATCTTTGATATTGCGGAATAG